AGCTCCGCGTGATCCATCCCGAGCGCATCGCCCTCGATCACGTGCAGCCGGCCGGGATAGGCATCGCCCAGTTCCGCCAGCGCGGGAAGGCACCGGCGGTCCATCTCGATCGCGGTCACACGCGCGCCGGCCGCCAGCAGGGCGCGGGTCAGCCCGCCCGGGCCGGGGCCGATCTCCAGCACTGCCCGGTCGGCCAGGTCGCACGGGATGGCCGCGATCCGGTCCAGCAACTGCGCGTCGAACAGGAAGTTCTGGCCCAGCGCCTTGGACGCGGAGAGGCCGTGCCGGGCGATGACTTCGCGCAAGGGTGGCAGCTCAGGCACGCGCCCGCCGTTCCGCCATTTCACCCGCCATGCGAATGGCTGCGATCATCGCCTCGGGTCTTGCAATTCCGCGCCCGGCAATGTCGAACGCCGTCCCGTGGTCGGGGCTCGTCCGCACGATCGGCAGGCCGAGCGTGACATTGACCCCCTGGTCGAAATCGAGCGCCTTCACCGGGATCAGCGCCTGGTCGTGATACATGCATAGCGCCGCGTCGAAGCCCGCCCGCTTGTGTGGAGCGAACAGCGCGTCGGCGGGATGCGGTCCGCTGGCATCGACGCCCGCGTCCCGCAAGGCTGCGATTGCCGGTTCGATGACGTCGCGTTCTTCCGCCCCGAATTGCCCGCCTTCGCCCGCATGGGGATTGAGCCCGGTCACGGCGATCCGCGGCGCATCGATGCCGAAATCTGTCCTCAGCGCGCGGGCGACGATGATACCGCGACCGACGATCAGTTCTCGCGTCAGGAGCGCCGGGACCTGTGCCAGAGCGCAATGCACCGTCAGAGGCACCGCACGAAGGCTCGGCCCTGCCAGCATCATCACGGCCTGTTCCGGATCCAGAAGGCAGGCACTTGCAAGATATTCGGTCTGGCCAGGATGATCGAAGCCGATCCGCTTCAGTTCGGATTTCGCGACCGGCGACGTGACCACGGCCCCGGCATCCCCCTCTCGCGCGAGGTGTGTCGCGATTTCCAGCGAGTGAAGGGCCAGCTTCGCGCCGTCCGGGTCCGGCGCACCGGGACGATAGTTCGCGTCGCGATCACCAAGGACGGGAAGCGCATCGTCGAACACCGCCAAGGCTTCGCGCATGTCGGCAACGCGCTGGACAGGGCAGGAGATATTTGCGAGCTGCGCCGCGGCGGCGAGCACATCATGTCCTCCCACCGCGAAAAAGGGCGGCAGGCCATCGGACTTGCGCCGCGCCCAGCTGGCGCAGACGATCTCCGGGCCGATGCCCGCCGGATCGCCCAGCGCCAGGGCCAGCGGCTTCGTCATGCCGCCTGTTCGGGCCTCAATTGTATTCGATCAGCGCGTCGTTGCGCAGATCGCGCCGGTACCGTTCGGCGCGCTTGGAAATCCGCTCGTTCTCGAGATTGCTGATGATCGTGTCGAGATCAGGCGCGCTTTCGTCCTGCGGTTCGTCCCGTCCGCACAGCATCAGGACGAACACGCCGTCCTCGATCGAACCGAATGCGGGCGAGGTCTGCCCTGGCTGGAGATCGAGCACCGCAGACTGCAGCTGGGCGGGGAGGGAACGGGCACGGATGCCGCTGTTCGTGGCGACATTCGCGCCGATCGTCGCCGCGACACTGTCGGCATCGCCGCAACCGCGCATCGACTGGACCGTCGTCTGAAATTCGCTCAGCCGCGCTTCGGCCTGCGCTTCGGTCGTGCCTTCGGGGAAGCTGATGGAAATCTGCTTCAGGCTCAGCTCCGCGTCGCGCGGATCGCTCATCAGGATCTGGCGCTTGTCGATCAGGACCATGAGCACGAAACCGCCCGGGATCTCGATCGGACCCACGAGCTGGCCGGCCTGCATTTCCTGCGCCGCGGTCGCCATCTGCGCCGGCAGCGTCACGAGGCGCACGAAACCCAGGTCACCGCCTGCGGCCGCAGACGAGCTTTCGGAGAACTGGCGGGCATAGGCGGCGAAATTGCCGCCCTGCCGCAGCTGCTGCATGATCTGCTGGAGATTGGCGACGACCTGCTGGCGCGTTTCCGGGGTGGAGCTGACATAGATCTCGCCGATCCGGTATTCCTCGGTCCCTTTGGACGCTTCCATCATCTCGAGAAGTTCCTGCGCTTCGTCGGTGGATACGTTCACGTACGGACGCACCATGCGGCGCAGGACCAGCTGCCAGGCGACTTCGCCCCGGATCTGCTGCTTGAGCGAAGCCTCGGACGATCCGAGGTTTTCCAGCCATTCGTCCATCGTGTCCGGCGTCTGGCCGTTGCGCTGTGCCACGTCGGCATAGCGCTGCGCGATCATCGCATCCTCGATCGGCAGTTCGAGCGCGCGCGCTTCCTGGATCTGCAGCTTCTCGTCGATGAGGTTGCGCAGGACCTGTGCACGCACCTGCGCCAGTTCCTCGGCCGACAGCTCGTTGCGCGAGGCGGCGAGCAGTAGCGCGGTGCGCTGGTCCACGTCGGTCCCGGTGATGATCTCGCCATTCACCTTGGCCGTCGCCTGCCGAAGGTTCGGGTTGCTGGGTCCGAGAATGTTGATCTCGGACGGCAGATTGAGCGTGGGTTCCTCGTCCTGCGCGACATCCTGGGCAACCCCCTGTGCGGTCGCCGCGATGGGGGAAACAGTGACGGCGAAGGCGGCCAGCCCGCCGAGAAGCTTGGTCATCATGGTGTCGATCACGAAATCCGGTCCGTTGTTCATGCGCTCGAAGAGCGCTGGAGGAATCAAACCTCTGCTGCGCGGCGACTTAACGCAAGCTGATCAGGCGTGCAAACCGGCGTGCATCCGATCACCGGAATCCGAGATTTTTTAACGCGAAGAAGACTTCGAACGTGTTGCCGCGCTGCGCATCGCCGGTGTCGATATAATCCCGCCGCCAGGTGAGGCCCATTTCCAGGCAATCGTCCTCGTAAGCGACGCCCAGCCGGGTGCGGATCGGCTGGAAACCGTCGGAGGTGAAGGTCGGATCCTCCTCGCGGTCGGTCAGGTTGACGACGCCGGAACCGAATACCGACCAGTAGTTCGCGAAAGCGAGACGCGCGGCGAAGCGCACTTCTTCGCGGTCCTGCAGATCCTCCAGTTCGTCGATATCGCGGTTGAGGCGCAGGTAACCGACCTCGGCATAGGTGCGCCGCGTGCCCACCGTCGCGTCGATCTCGTTCCGGCGGACGGCGAAATCGTCCTTGTCCAGCCGGTAGCGGTGCGTGAACGAGACGAAGTTGCGGAACCGCACCTTCGTCCGGCCGACATAATCGGAGAACTGGTCGGACAGGCCGGTTCCGTCGGGCAGAAGCTCGTTCTTGTCGATCAGCCGGTAGGATTGGCCGAGGCTGGCATTGATCCGCATTCCCGGCCGCTGGAGGCTCCAGTCGACGCCGTAGACCGCGCGCACGCCCGGTTCGACGCGGTCGTATCCGGGGAAGCGATTGAGCGCGAAGAGGTTCGTATCCTCGAGATCGATCGCGCGGGAATCCTCGTTCGGCACTTCGAGGTTGCGGATGCCCGGCACCGCGACGATCTGGAATCGCGGCGTCAGGACCTGCGTGCCGCCGAAGGCCTCGCCGACCAGCGGCCACTGCACATCGACTGCACCCAGAGCGATCGCGCGTCCCTGCCAGCCCGGTTCCCCGCGGTAGAGCGCCGTCTGCGTAAGGGCGTTTTCCGTACTGTGGTAAAGGTCGCCGCGCGCGAGACCGGTCAGGGTGATGACCTGGCCGAGACCGGTGACCTGCTTCAGATCCCATTGGGCCTTGGCAATGGCTCGCTGCGTATCCTGACCGTCGTCGCGGAAAAGGGCCAGCGTATTGGCCTGGAATTCGAGGACATCGCCGAGCCCGGCCAGATCGCGCATCCGGTGACGGAAATCGATCACCGGCAGGACCTGCGGGACCTGGCCCTGCGGCTGGCCCAGGCGCAACGTCTGAGTCGCCCAGCCGGCGAAGGAGAGATAGGTGTCCTCGTCGATCCTCTCGATATTCACGGTCGATCGCAGGCGGTCGTCGCGGCTGATGTCGTACCGGCGCAGGAAGGTACGGTCGCTCGCCACGCGTACCGATCCCGTCGCGCTCCATTCCGGGCTGAACTGGTACTTGCCGTTGGCGAAGAGGTAGCCGCGCGGGTCCTGTTCGCTCACCGCCTGTCCGGTCACGTCCGATATGCGCCGGCTGTAGGTCCCGTAGCCGGTGATCTGGAATGCGCCTTCGCTGGTCAGCTGCCGGTACTGGGCCGACACCATCGGCGGGGCCTCGGTGAAAACGTAAGCCGATGTCGTCAGGTCGCGGTTCTGGCCGAGACGCCAGTAATAGCTGCCGATCACCTCGACGCCGTTCGACTGCGAAATCCGCAGGTCCGGCACAAGAAGCCCGCTTTCCGGGCCGCCATCGGTGCGGATCGCGAGGCCGGGCAGGGGCAGGAGCCGTTTGCCGAACAATTCGAGATAGGCGCCGTCGAAGCTGACCCGTTCCGCTTCCGGATCGTAGGTTACCCGGTCGGCGGTGATGCGCCAGCTCGGGTCCTTGGGGCAGCCTGCAGGATTGGTGACGGCGCAGGCGCTGTAGGCCGCTGTCTCGAGCTGGATGCGCCCGTCTTCGGTTCGGCGACCGCCCTCCGCCGCGAGCCGTCCGCCTTCGCGCAGGGCGATAAGGACTTCCTCGATCTGTCCGGCTTCGAACGAATCGTCGAGGACGATGCGGCTGGTGTAGAGCTGGTTGCCGGCCTCGTCGACGAAGCGGATATTGCCGGTCGCCACGATCTCGCCCGTGCTGCGATCCCAGACGACCTGGTCCGCGCGGACGGACCGATCCTCGTCATTGCTGACGAAGACGTCACCATCGGCGATCACGTCCCCGGTGGCCTGGTTCCACTGGATGGAATTGGCCCGCAGTGCCCGGCGATTGTCGCGCAGGATGACATTGCCGTCCGCGCGCACGGTCTGGCCGTTGCTGTCGTAAGTGACGCCGTTCGCTTCGAACGCGACCCGGTCTTCTGCCAGCGTCGGATCGGGCGCGGGCGGGACGTAGGGATCGATGTCCTCGATCGGCGGAGGGACGGGCACGCATGGCTGGTCGTCGTCATCGCCCGATGGGGCCGGCTGCACGAAGCCGGGTTCGTCATTGGTGGGAAGCTGGTCTTCCGGAAGGACCTGCGCCGCCGCGCTGCCCGCCCATGCGAGCGCGCCCGCGGCCGCGCCGAAGCGAAGGATCACGCCGATCGAAACGGGCAGGGAACGGCGCGGCGGCATCGCTTGCCTATCGCACCGGCCCCGCCTAATCGCAATCGCCATCGGAAGCGCCGCGCCTTCGCGTTGCAGCGGTGCCACACACTCGATTTTCGGAGATCCCATGGACATCAGTTTCAGCGACACTCGACCGGACAAGGCGCGGCTCGTGGCGCAAATCGTCGACAAGGGCAACATGCCCGATGGACTGGAAAGGGTCCTGGCGAGCGGCGCCAGGGCGTCGCGGTTCGAAGGCAAGCCCGGCCAGCTGTTCGAAGGCTTCGTCGAGCGGGATGGTGAGCCGGTGCGCATCGCGCTTGCCGGGGCGGGCGATGCCGGCTCCGAAGCGCGGGCGGCCAATTGCGAAAAGGCGGGTGCCGCGCTCGCCGCGAAGTACCTCAGTGCCGGCGAGGAGACGCTTGTCCTGGACCTCTCCGGATCCGGGTTGGACGCCGAAGGGGCTGCGGCCGTGCTGCTGGGCCTGCGCCTGCGCAGTTGGCGGCAGGATGCCTACCGGACCACGATGAAGGACGAGGAAAAGGTCAGCCTTGCCCGGGTCACGGTCGTCGGTGCGCCCGCCGGAACCGAAGATGCCTGGCGTGAAGGCGCGGCGCTCGCCGAAGGCGTCGAGTTCACGCGCGTCCTCGTCGCGGAACCGGCCAACAAGCTCTATCCCGAAAGCTTTGTCGCCATGTGCCGCGAGCGGTTCGAAGGTACCGGTGCCGAAATCACCGTGCTCGGCGAAGCGGAAATGGAAGAACTCGGCATGGGGGCGCTGCTCGGTGTGGGGCAAGGAT
This genomic interval from Qipengyuania sp. JC766 contains the following:
- a CDS encoding peptidylprolyl isomerase — translated: MNNGPDFVIDTMMTKLLGGLAAFAVTVSPIAATAQGVAQDVAQDEEPTLNLPSEINILGPSNPNLRQATAKVNGEIITGTDVDQRTALLLAASRNELSAEELAQVRAQVLRNLIDEKLQIQEARALELPIEDAMIAQRYADVAQRNGQTPDTMDEWLENLGSSEASLKQQIRGEVAWQLVLRRMVRPYVNVSTDEAQELLEMMEASKGTEEYRIGEIYVSSTPETRQQVVANLQQIMQQLRQGGNFAAYARQFSESSSAAAGGDLGFVRLVTLPAQMATAAQEMQAGQLVGPIEIPGGFVLMVLIDKRQILMSDPRDAELSLKQISISFPEGTTEAQAEARLSEFQTTVQSMRGCGDADSVAATIGANVATNSGIRARSLPAQLQSAVLDLQPGQTSPAFGSIEDGVFVLMLCGRDEPQDESAPDLDTIISNLENERISKRAERYRRDLRNDALIEYN
- the pdxA gene encoding 4-hydroxythreonine-4-phosphate dehydrogenase PdxA, with product MTKPLALALGDPAGIGPEIVCASWARRKSDGLPPFFAVGGHDVLAAAAQLANISCPVQRVADMREALAVFDDALPVLGDRDANYRPGAPDPDGAKLALHSLEIATHLAREGDAGAVVTSPVAKSELKRIGFDHPGQTEYLASACLLDPEQAVMMLAGPSLRAVPLTVHCALAQVPALLTRELIVGRGIIVARALRTDFGIDAPRIAVTGLNPHAGEGGQFGAEERDVIEPAIAALRDAGVDASGPHPADALFAPHKRAGFDAALCMYHDQALIPVKALDFDQGVNVTLGLPIVRTSPDHGTAFDIAGRGIARPEAMIAAIRMAGEMAERRARA
- the lptD gene encoding LPS assembly protein LptD; translated protein: MPPRRSLPVSIGVILRFGAAAGALAWAGSAAAQVLPEDQLPTNDEPGFVQPAPSGDDDDQPCVPVPPPIEDIDPYVPPAPDPTLAEDRVAFEANGVTYDSNGQTVRADGNVILRDNRRALRANSIQWNQATGDVIADGDVFVSNDEDRSVRADQVVWDRSTGEIVATGNIRFVDEAGNQLYTSRIVLDDSFEAGQIEEVLIALREGGRLAAEGGRRTEDGRIQLETAAYSACAVTNPAGCPKDPSWRITADRVTYDPEAERVSFDGAYLELFGKRLLPLPGLAIRTDGGPESGLLVPDLRISQSNGVEVIGSYYWRLGQNRDLTTSAYVFTEAPPMVSAQYRQLTSEGAFQITGYGTYSRRISDVTGQAVSEQDPRGYLFANGKYQFSPEWSATGSVRVASDRTFLRRYDISRDDRLRSTVNIERIDEDTYLSFAGWATQTLRLGQPQGQVPQVLPVIDFRHRMRDLAGLGDVLEFQANTLALFRDDGQDTQRAIAKAQWDLKQVTGLGQVITLTGLARGDLYHSTENALTQTALYRGEPGWQGRAIALGAVDVQWPLVGEAFGGTQVLTPRFQIVAVPGIRNLEVPNEDSRAIDLEDTNLFALNRFPGYDRVEPGVRAVYGVDWSLQRPGMRINASLGQSYRLIDKNELLPDGTGLSDQFSDYVGRTKVRFRNFVSFTHRYRLDKDDFAVRRNEIDATVGTRRTYAEVGYLRLNRDIDELEDLQDREEVRFAARLAFANYWSVFGSGVVNLTDREEDPTFTSDGFQPIRTRLGVAYEDDCLEMGLTWRRDYIDTGDAQRGNTFEVFFALKNLGFR